GCGCGCGGCATGCGCGACGAACACGCCGCACTGGCCTCGGGCCTGCGCACGCTGGAGGCGCGGGTGAACGAACTGGCGCGCGCCCAGCGCGCTGCCGCCGCCGGACTGCCGCCCACGCCCCATGCGGGTGCCGGGGCCGACGCGTTCGACGAACCGGTGGGCCAGTACCACGTGCAGTACGGCACCGGTCCGGATGCCCGCACCGATACGGGGTATGGCACCGGAGATGATCCGCTGTACGGCCTGGTGCACGAGGACGTCGAATCCAGTCTGCCCGGCGGTTTGGCCATGGACTTCGAGGAGCCTGTGGAACTGGTGGACCGCCAGCCAGACGGCGTGTCTGGCTTGGGACGTGACGGCGTGTCCGGCCTGGAATATGGCGGCACCGCAGCCGCCCCGCGCGAGGCGGACCTGCACGCAGTGGAACTGCCCAGCCTCGACCTGACCGCACCGGCAGGGGGAACGTCTGGCGCGTCTGGCGTAGCTGGCGCATCGCGCGGCAGGGCCGCCGGTCTGGATACCTCCGCGCTGGACCCCTCTTCGCTGGACGCCTTTGGCGACCCGGACCGGGCGCACGACGCCCACGAGCCGCACCATTCCCCGGACACCGGCGGGACGGGCCTGCTCTCCTTTGGTGACGACGAGGCTGCCTACCGAGAAGCCCGCGAACGCCGGGCCGAGTCCCGTGCCTCGCGCGGCAAGGGCGGTCTGCCGGAGTTGAAGCTGGACGACTAGCTGCGGACACATCGTAGCAACCCTTGCCCAAGGGCGGATGGCGCATGGACATCGTCTACATCTTGCTGGCCTGCTGCGTGGCAGGGGTACTGCTGTACACCAAGCTGAACGGCAGCGGTGGCGGTGGCGCCGCGCGCGCGGTCGAGGCGGCCCTTGAACGCGACATCCAACTCATGGAACTGCGCCTGGCCAACCTGACCGAGGAATGCGGCACCCTTCAGGCCAGCGTGGCATCCATGCGCGGGCGCCTGCACACCCACGCCGAGCACGAGGCCGACCGTGCCCGGCAACTGCGCGACGCCGCCGTGCAGTCCGCCACCGAGCAGCGCGAAAGCCTGCCCGAACGCCTGGTGCGCAAGGGACTGGTGAACGCCGACCAGGTGGCCAAGGCCGAAGCCTACCGCCGTAACACCGGAAATCCCCTGCCGACGGAAGAGATACTGGCCCTGCTGGGCTTCATCGCCCCCGACGTGCTGCGCGCCGAGCGCGACGAACACAGGCGGCAGACCCGGACGGTTGCCGCGCCGGAAGCGGGACCGGCATCCACGGAAGGCGGCGAGGGTTCGGCCTGAGCCGCGCCGGTTGCTTCCGGCATCATGAAGAATCGCGGGATGCATGCGCCCGGCTGCCCTTGTGGCCTGCCGGGCGTTTTCGCGTTCAGCGGGCGGCGCCCAGGTACGCTTCGCGCAGCAGGGGCGAGGGCATCTGCTCGGCCAGCAGCAGGTAGATCAGGCGCAAGTGGGTGCGGCGGATATCATCGGCCCGGGCGCGCCGCTCGGCCACGATGCCCTGCGGCAGTTCGCGCAGCCGTTTGGTGAAGTCGCGCGCCCGGTGGCGCGCCCGATGGGCGGCGTCCACCCTGCCCAGGCCGGAGGCGGCAATGCGCGTGCACCGCTCGGGATCGGACAGCGCCGTGCGGACCACTTCCGCCAGACTGTCGATGTCGTCAGGTTCGTACAGCAGCAGGTCGCGCCCGTCCTCGAACAGATCGGTAAGGCCGTGGCCGATGCGCGGGGTGACCAGACACCCGCCGCAGCCCAGGGCCTCGAACACCCGGAAGTTCAGGTCGCCGTGCTCGCAGTAGTTCAGCAGCAGCCGCCCGCGCGGGTACAGCGCCCGGTAGTCGCCCCGGGTCACGTGCAGGCCCGGCAGGCGCTGCCCCAGCCGTTGCAGGAAGGCGTGGCGGGCAGGGGTGCGGGCCGCGTCCACGGTGCCCACGAACAGCAGGTCCCATTCCGGCGCGGGGGGGCGCGGCAGGTCCGCGTCCTTGGCGAAGGCGGGCGTCCACCAGATGCGCTCGTCGGGCAGGCGCCGCCCGGCCACCAGCGGAATGTGGTCGCGCAGGCTCATCAGGCACACGTCGAAGGCCTGGGCATACAGCGGGTACCAGCTGTGGATGTGCGAATCCACGCAGTAGAACACCGTCAGGCAGGGGAACGATTCCATGCCCAGCACGAAGGGCGGGCGGCTCTTGTCCGCCACCACCACCACGTCGGGCTCCCAGCCCGCCGCGCGCACGATGTCCTGCCAGCCGAACACCGCCACCTGCTGGAAGTCCATGGCGTGCACCTGCCAGCCTTCTTCGCGCAGGGCCTGCGCAAAGAACGGGCTGCCGATCCAGAACAGCCGGGGCATGCGGTTTTCGTGTTCGCCAGTCATGGCCGGGGTATACCGTGCCGGGGCGGCGGGCGCAACGCGGGGGATGGTGTGGTGTGACGGGCGGGCCGGGGCGCCGGACCGTCGGGCCGCCGGGCGGTGGCCCCAGTGCCGCCAACGCCTGTTTTCTGGCCGCCCGCCAGTCACGCCGCGTTCCCCCTTGCCAGCCGCCGTGCGAACGGATAGTGCTGTGACGTCGTGTTGTCGGCGTCACCGGCCCCTTCCCGTTGAGTCAGCAGCGGGGACCACCCATGTCCATTCTTACCCGGAACACCGCGCTCGCGGGCGTTCTCGACACCCATCTCGCGGCACTGGCCGCGGACGAGGGCCTTGCGCCCCAAACCATCCGCGACGGCATCGAAGGCGGCACCATGGTGCTGCTGGGCAACCCGTCGCACCCTTCGTTGCGTCCGCTGCTGGTGGGCCAGCCTTCCCGCGTGAAGGTCAACGCCAACATCGGCACCTCGCCCCTGTGCAACAACCCCGACCGTGAAATAGAAAAGCTGGCCGCCGCGCTGGCTGCCGGGGCCGATACCGTGATGGACCTTTCCATCGCGGGCGACCTGCTGGCCATCCGCAAGGGCATGCTGGCCGCCTGCCCGCTGCCGCTGGGCACCGTGCCGCTGTATTCCGTGGCCCAGAAGTACCTGGACAAGGGCAAGGACCCGGCGGGCATGGACCCGGAAGAACTGTTCGCCGAAATCGAGATGCAGGCGGAGCAGGGCGTGGACTTCATGACCGTGCACTGCGGCCTGACCCGGCGCGGCGCCGAATGGGCCACCGAGGGCG
This genomic window from Nitratidesulfovibrio sp. SRB-5 contains:
- a CDS encoding glycosyltransferase, giving the protein MTGEHENRMPRLFWIGSPFFAQALREEGWQVHAMDFQQVAVFGWQDIVRAAGWEPDVVVVADKSRPPFVLGMESFPCLTVFYCVDSHIHSWYPLYAQAFDVCLMSLRDHIPLVAGRRLPDERIWWTPAFAKDADLPRPPAPEWDLLFVGTVDAARTPARHAFLQRLGQRLPGLHVTRGDYRALYPRGRLLLNYCEHGDLNFRVFEALGCGGCLVTPRIGHGLTDLFEDGRDLLLYEPDDIDSLAEVVRTALSDPERCTRIAASGLGRVDAAHRARHRARDFTKRLRELPQGIVAERRARADDIRRTHLRLIYLLLAEQMPSPLLREAYLGAAR